The Thermodesulfovibrionales bacterium genome contains the following window.
TATTCCTTTGTATCACGGGACACCTTTCCCGACGCGGTTTTCAGGGGCTTTGCCTTTCACTTCAGGGCAGGCGCAGTCAGTTATGAGGCGAAGCTCGACAGCATACGATCTGTGCTCGGAACAGGGGACTTCGAGCACATCGTAACAGCCGAGCATGTTATCCCTTCGTTACGTCTGGGGCACAAGGAGGTTATCAGGGAGATAGATGGTCTTATCGCCGGGATTCCCCTCCTTCTGACGGGTAACTATTTCACGGGACTGGCGATCGAGGATTGTCTGTCCCGCTCTCGCCAGGAGTTCAATCGATTGGGGCCATAGCGCCGTCAACACTACTATGAGTATTACGAGGAGATGAGATGGGAAGATCTGTTTTGCTGTTGTTCGTTCTTGCGGTCCTTTGCTCCGGGTGCAGCAGGTATCAGATTCGAGAACAGTTCGATAAGAGTCTTGATGCTTATAATCAGTCGTTACGCTGGCAGCGGTGGGATAGCGCAAGCCCTTTTATCTCGGATTCAATCAGAAAGGAGTTTGAATCGAGGGTTGCGGCGACAAAGGATATACGCGTGGTCGATTGCCAAATTATCGGGATGATCTATCAGGAGGAGACCCATGAGGCCCTTGCGGAAGTCAGGATCGACTACTACAACGTCTATTCAAATATGATGAGAACCATACTCGACAGACAGAGGTGGGTGTATCGTGAAGAGCAGGGAAGAAAGAGTTGGAGGCTCATGAGCCCGCTGCCGGAATTCAGGTAATTAACATCATCGTGGCAGGAGCAGACGTGAGTGGGACAAGTAATCGGAAAGGGAAGACATCGGGAAGCTTGGAAAGTCTGAAGTCCGGCATCTGTGAAACTCAGAGCTACTTCCAGTCGCTCTTTAGCATGCCGGACGCCGACCTCTATGGCTGGAGCCCACCGCATGCGTACCCCTCAGGCGTAGAACTGTTCCGCCAGAATGAGCCTGCGACCCAGATCTATTTCATCGAGAGCGGAATAGTCAAACTGAGTCATATAAGACCGAGCGGCAAAGAGATGATCGTAGGCCTCCGCCGCAGGGACTGGTTGTTGGGGGTGACGCAGGCGTGTGTTGACGAGCCGTACTCGGCCACCGCCACAACACTCACGCGGTGTATTATGAGGTACATATCTACAAAGGAATTCATGGATCGAGTGACGAACGACATAGCTCTGTCGGTTGCACTCAACCGCATGCTCAGCCGTGAGATTCGTGGGAGTATCGAGAGGATTACGACTCTTGGAAGTATGTCCGCTGCGGAACGACTGAAACACTTTTTGCGTGAGTTGGTTGCGGAAGAGGACA
Protein-coding sequences here:
- a CDS encoding Crp/Fnr family transcriptional regulator, which encodes MEAHEPAAGIQVINIIVAGADVSGTSNRKGKTSGSLESLKSGICETQSYFQSLFSMPDADLYGWSPPHAYPSGVELFRQNEPATQIYFIESGIVKLSHIRPSGKEMIVGLRRRDWLLGVTQACVDEPYSATATTLTRCIMRYISTKEFMDRVTNDIALSVALNRMLSREIRGSIERITTLGSMSAAERLKHFLRELVAEEDMDKLRNEGRLDLPLRNDELAEIVAVTPQHLHRILKDPELTGHIKQSRKILTILDPFAFMNGEDSEGRLVT